In a genomic window of Diorhabda carinulata isolate Delta chromosome 8, icDioCari1.1, whole genome shotgun sequence:
- the LOC130897364 gene encoding procathepsin L-like: MIIIYNNDIINKRMFKVVLFALFVIAVVAANETAEDQWKKFKKDHNRNFGAEEDAKRFEIFKKNLEKIEAHNKLYDEGKSTYQMGINDFTDMTEEEFAIRNGLRRPQQ, from the exons ATGATTATTATCTATAACAACGATATAATAAACAAGAGAATGTTTAAGGTAGTTTTGTTTGCTTTATTTGTGATAGCTGTTGTTGCAGCTAATGAGACCGCAgaagatcaatggaaaaaattcaag AAAGATCACAATAGAAATTTCGGCGCCGAAGAAGATGCTAAGAGATTCgaaatcttcaaaaaaaatttagaaaaaatcgaaGCTCATAACAAGCTCTACGACGAAGGTAAAAGTACTTATCAAATGGGAATCAACGATTTTACCGACATGACAGAAGAGGAGTTTGCCATCCGTAATGGATTGAGACGTCCTCAGCAATAG
- the LOC130897365 gene encoding cathepsin L-like proteinase, with product MISKIILIFFVSVVVVYALTEQEQFEEFKKSFNKHYTPEEEPQRFKNFQNSLKRIAEQNKKFAEGKSTHSAGINQFSDLSEQEWSQRNHGLRPHGHQHGN from the exons atgatttccaaaattattttaatattctttgtATCCGTTGTTGTTGTTTATGCTTTGACTGAACAGGAACAATTTGAAGAATTTAAG aaaagttttaacaaacattatACGCCGGAGGAAGAGCCACAACGTTTCAagaatttccaaaattctttgaaaagaATCGccgaacaaaacaaaaaatttgccGAAGGTAAAAGCACTCACTCCGCTGGTATCAATCAATTTTCTGATTTATCTGAACAAGAATGGTCACAACGTAACCATGGTCTTAGACCACATGGTCATCAACACGGAAATTAA
- the LOC130897366 gene encoding cathepsin L-like proteinase, producing the protein MISKIVLFLFVIVVVSASTDREQFEEFKKNFNKHYTPEEEEIRFQNFQNNLRKIADQNQKAASGQSTHTSGINQFADLSEQEWSHRNHGLRPHHH; encoded by the exons atgatttcaaaaattgttctaTTTCTATTCGTCATTGTTGTTGTCAGTGCTTCTACTGATCGCGAACAATTTGAAGAATTCAAG aaaaatttcaacaaacactatacacctgaagaagaagaaatccgtttccaaaatttccaaaataatttgaggAAAATCGCCGATCAAAATCAAAAAGCTGCTTCAGGCCAAAGCACTCACACATCAGGTATCAACCAATTTGCTGATTTATCTGAACAAGAATGGTCCCATCGTAACCATGGTCTCAGACCACATCATCATTAA